Proteins encoded in a region of the Mercenaria mercenaria strain notata chromosome 1, MADL_Memer_1, whole genome shotgun sequence genome:
- the LOC123527714 gene encoding monocarboxylate transporter 12-like isoform X3, which produces MLGSGYFLSGFVKKMELMYLTFTLCGIGYGLSFAPCATIISYYFKKRRALANGIVVSASGIGALSFPFLYRFLIDKYGLLQAFWIIGGVVCNICVAGCVFRQPIQLMKNRKEHESKDDTETETRVNGSDDSIASEKKSEIKHLKNTDMCGCGGLDLRLSLFKNRLFCMYVFAFTFSTFGHVNNTILIPAHVRDLGYDKTYVALSVSITGGAEVIARIFFGWFADLNIVRRKYIFAVCMFIGGIFSLITPLFDNFTYMAIYAAASATFPASFLSLISVLAIEIVGMDDFPSAFGLITLFMAFASVINQPICGWLRDYYGNWHISFILTGVTLLCSGVTVLLEPLIMRCSTRQKYKVTDGNEFGMTSEEGLDVDKYKKLIKDDSLSVVDTSIRRYTPKKYINEAFENSSQLPRELSFIHKYNV; this is translated from the exons ATGCTTGGAAGTGGATATTTTCTGTCTGGATTTGTAAAGAAAATGGAACTGATGTATCTGACATTTACACTTTGTG GTATCGGATACGGGCTGTCATTTGCACCTTGTGCTACCATAATTAGTTATTATTTCAAGAAGAGAAGAGCTCTAGCAAACGGCATTGTTGTATCAGCCAGTGGCATTGGGGCACTTTCGTTTCCTTTCCTGTACAG GTTTCTTATCGATAAATATGGCTTGCTGCAAGCATTTTGGATAATAGGCGGCGTTGTGTGTAATATTTGTGTGGCAGGATGTGTCTTCCGACAGCCCATACAGCTAATGAAAAATCGGAAAGAGCACGAATCTAAAGATGACACCGAAACTGAAACACGTGTAAATGGTTCAGACGATAGTATTGCGTCTGAAAAGAAAAGTGAAATTAAGCATCTAAAGAATACAGATATGTGCGGCTGCGGGGGATTAGACCTAAGATTATCACTTTTTAAAAACCGTCTTTTCTGTATGTACGTTTTTGCTTTCACGTTTAGCACATTTGGGCACGTGAATAATACAATTCTTATTCCCGCCCATGTAAGAGACCTTGGCTATGACAAAACATACGTAGCCCTTAGTGTTTCAATCACTGGTGGTGCAGAAGTAATTGCTAGGATTTTCTTTGGGTGGTTTGCAGATTTAAACATTGTAAGAAGAAAGTATATATTTGCAGTTTGTATGTTTATAGGAGGGATATTTTCTTTGATAACTCCtttatttgacaattttacatacaTGGCCATTTACGCTGCAGCTTCGGCTACTTTTCCAGCATCATTCCTTAGCCTAATATCAGTTTTAGCAATTGAGATAGTGGGTATGGACGATTTCCCATCAGCTTTTGGACTAATAACGTTGTTTATGGCATTTGCGTCCGTTATAAACCAACCTATATGTG GTTGGTTGAGGGATTATTACGGAAACTGGCACATATCATTTATACTGACTGGTGTAACACTCTTATGCTCTGGGGTAACAGTATTACTCGAGCCACTTATAATGCGATGTTCAACAAGGCAGAAGTATAAAGTGACTGACGGTAACGAGTTTGGAATGACTTCTGAAGAAGGATTGGATGTTGACAAATATAAAAAACTGATTAAAGACGACAGTTTATCAGTTGTTGACACTTCTATAAGGAGATACACTCCAAAGAAGTATATAAATGAAGCCTTCGAGAATAGTAGTCAATTACCACGAGAATTgtcatttattcataaatataATGTGTAA
- the LOC123527714 gene encoding monocarboxylate transporter 12-like isoform X1 codes for MTKENTNGKHKWRPKTEQEMDQGFAWIVLLGCFFMYMFVLGTMKSYGVLYTEMVEHFSSGSGNTAWIGSIAWFLLQGLGPVANLLSKRFTFRRVTIVGGIMLGSGYFLSGFVKKMELMYLTFTLCGIGYGLSFAPCATIISYYFKKRRALANGIVVSASGIGALSFPFLYRFLIDKYGLLQAFWIIGGVVCNICVAGCVFRQPIQLMKNRKEHESKDDTETETRVNGSDDSIASEKKSEIKHLKNTDMCGCGGLDLRLSLFKNRLFCMYVFAFTFSTFGHVNNTILIPAHVRDLGYDKTYVALSVSITGGAEVIARIFFGWFADLNIVRRKYIFAVCMFIGGIFSLITPLFDNFTYMAIYAAASATFPASFLSLISVLAIEIVGMDDFPSAFGLITLFMAFASVINQPICGWLRDYYGNWHISFILTGVTLLCSGVTVLLEPLIMRCSTRQKYKVTDGNEFGMTSEEGLDVDKYKKLIKDDSLSVVDTSIRRYTPKKYINEAFENSSQLPRELSFIHKYNV; via the exons GGTGTTTCTTCATGTATATGTTTGTACTGGGCACAATGAAATCATATGGTGTGTTATATACAGAAATGGTTGAGCATTTTTCCTCCGGATCCGGAAATACAGCCTGGATAGGCAGCATAGCATGGTTTCTTTTACAGGGACTTG GGCCAGTAGCAAACCTTCTCAGCAAAAGGTTTACTTTTCGGCGGGTAACCATTGTGGGTGGTATAATGCTTGGAAGTGGATATTTTCTGTCTGGATTTGTAAAGAAAATGGAACTGATGTATCTGACATTTACACTTTGTG GTATCGGATACGGGCTGTCATTTGCACCTTGTGCTACCATAATTAGTTATTATTTCAAGAAGAGAAGAGCTCTAGCAAACGGCATTGTTGTATCAGCCAGTGGCATTGGGGCACTTTCGTTTCCTTTCCTGTACAG GTTTCTTATCGATAAATATGGCTTGCTGCAAGCATTTTGGATAATAGGCGGCGTTGTGTGTAATATTTGTGTGGCAGGATGTGTCTTCCGACAGCCCATACAGCTAATGAAAAATCGGAAAGAGCACGAATCTAAAGATGACACCGAAACTGAAACACGTGTAAATGGTTCAGACGATAGTATTGCGTCTGAAAAGAAAAGTGAAATTAAGCATCTAAAGAATACAGATATGTGCGGCTGCGGGGGATTAGACCTAAGATTATCACTTTTTAAAAACCGTCTTTTCTGTATGTACGTTTTTGCTTTCACGTTTAGCACATTTGGGCACGTGAATAATACAATTCTTATTCCCGCCCATGTAAGAGACCTTGGCTATGACAAAACATACGTAGCCCTTAGTGTTTCAATCACTGGTGGTGCAGAAGTAATTGCTAGGATTTTCTTTGGGTGGTTTGCAGATTTAAACATTGTAAGAAGAAAGTATATATTTGCAGTTTGTATGTTTATAGGAGGGATATTTTCTTTGATAACTCCtttatttgacaattttacatacaTGGCCATTTACGCTGCAGCTTCGGCTACTTTTCCAGCATCATTCCTTAGCCTAATATCAGTTTTAGCAATTGAGATAGTGGGTATGGACGATTTCCCATCAGCTTTTGGACTAATAACGTTGTTTATGGCATTTGCGTCCGTTATAAACCAACCTATATGTG GTTGGTTGAGGGATTATTACGGAAACTGGCACATATCATTTATACTGACTGGTGTAACACTCTTATGCTCTGGGGTAACAGTATTACTCGAGCCACTTATAATGCGATGTTCAACAAGGCAGAAGTATAAAGTGACTGACGGTAACGAGTTTGGAATGACTTCTGAAGAAGGATTGGATGTTGACAAATATAAAAAACTGATTAAAGACGACAGTTTATCAGTTGTTGACACTTCTATAAGGAGATACACTCCAAAGAAGTATATAAATGAAGCCTTCGAGAATAGTAGTCAATTACCACGAGAATTgtcatttattcataaatataATGTGTAA
- the LOC123527714 gene encoding monocarboxylate transporter 12-like isoform X2, with translation MYMFVLGTMKSYGVLYTEMVEHFSSGSGNTAWIGSIAWFLLQGLGPVANLLSKRFTFRRVTIVGGIMLGSGYFLSGFVKKMELMYLTFTLCGIGYGLSFAPCATIISYYFKKRRALANGIVVSASGIGALSFPFLYRFLIDKYGLLQAFWIIGGVVCNICVAGCVFRQPIQLMKNRKEHESKDDTETETRVNGSDDSIASEKKSEIKHLKNTDMCGCGGLDLRLSLFKNRLFCMYVFAFTFSTFGHVNNTILIPAHVRDLGYDKTYVALSVSITGGAEVIARIFFGWFADLNIVRRKYIFAVCMFIGGIFSLITPLFDNFTYMAIYAAASATFPASFLSLISVLAIEIVGMDDFPSAFGLITLFMAFASVINQPICGWLRDYYGNWHISFILTGVTLLCSGVTVLLEPLIMRCSTRQKYKVTDGNEFGMTSEEGLDVDKYKKLIKDDSLSVVDTSIRRYTPKKYINEAFENSSQLPRELSFIHKYNV, from the exons ATGTATATGTTTGTACTGGGCACAATGAAATCATATGGTGTGTTATATACAGAAATGGTTGAGCATTTTTCCTCCGGATCCGGAAATACAGCCTGGATAGGCAGCATAGCATGGTTTCTTTTACAGGGACTTG GGCCAGTAGCAAACCTTCTCAGCAAAAGGTTTACTTTTCGGCGGGTAACCATTGTGGGTGGTATAATGCTTGGAAGTGGATATTTTCTGTCTGGATTTGTAAAGAAAATGGAACTGATGTATCTGACATTTACACTTTGTG GTATCGGATACGGGCTGTCATTTGCACCTTGTGCTACCATAATTAGTTATTATTTCAAGAAGAGAAGAGCTCTAGCAAACGGCATTGTTGTATCAGCCAGTGGCATTGGGGCACTTTCGTTTCCTTTCCTGTACAG GTTTCTTATCGATAAATATGGCTTGCTGCAAGCATTTTGGATAATAGGCGGCGTTGTGTGTAATATTTGTGTGGCAGGATGTGTCTTCCGACAGCCCATACAGCTAATGAAAAATCGGAAAGAGCACGAATCTAAAGATGACACCGAAACTGAAACACGTGTAAATGGTTCAGACGATAGTATTGCGTCTGAAAAGAAAAGTGAAATTAAGCATCTAAAGAATACAGATATGTGCGGCTGCGGGGGATTAGACCTAAGATTATCACTTTTTAAAAACCGTCTTTTCTGTATGTACGTTTTTGCTTTCACGTTTAGCACATTTGGGCACGTGAATAATACAATTCTTATTCCCGCCCATGTAAGAGACCTTGGCTATGACAAAACATACGTAGCCCTTAGTGTTTCAATCACTGGTGGTGCAGAAGTAATTGCTAGGATTTTCTTTGGGTGGTTTGCAGATTTAAACATTGTAAGAAGAAAGTATATATTTGCAGTTTGTATGTTTATAGGAGGGATATTTTCTTTGATAACTCCtttatttgacaattttacatacaTGGCCATTTACGCTGCAGCTTCGGCTACTTTTCCAGCATCATTCCTTAGCCTAATATCAGTTTTAGCAATTGAGATAGTGGGTATGGACGATTTCCCATCAGCTTTTGGACTAATAACGTTGTTTATGGCATTTGCGTCCGTTATAAACCAACCTATATGTG GTTGGTTGAGGGATTATTACGGAAACTGGCACATATCATTTATACTGACTGGTGTAACACTCTTATGCTCTGGGGTAACAGTATTACTCGAGCCACTTATAATGCGATGTTCAACAAGGCAGAAGTATAAAGTGACTGACGGTAACGAGTTTGGAATGACTTCTGAAGAAGGATTGGATGTTGACAAATATAAAAAACTGATTAAAGACGACAGTTTATCAGTTGTTGACACTTCTATAAGGAGATACACTCCAAAGAAGTATATAAATGAAGCCTTCGAGAATAGTAGTCAATTACCACGAGAATTgtcatttattcataaatataATGTGTAA